Genomic window (Oncorhynchus gorbuscha isolate QuinsamMale2020 ecotype Even-year unplaced genomic scaffold, OgorEven_v1.0 Un_scaffold_1245, whole genome shotgun sequence):
gtgagtctgaccaccaatcagagaccactaaagatgacacaccaaatgattaccaccaatcagagaccactatgatgacacaccaaatgattacCACCTATCAGAGACCActaatgatgacacaccaaatgattaccaccaatcagagaccactaatgatgacacaccaaatgatgaccaccaatcagagaccactaatgatgacacaccaatcagagaccactaatgatgacacaccaaatgattaccaccaatcggagaccactaatgatgacacaccaaatgatgaccaccaatcagagaccactaatgatgacacaccaatcagagaccactaatgaTGACACACAAAATGATtgccaccaatcagagaccactaatgatgacacaccaaatgattaccaccaatcagagactactaatgatgacacaccaaatgattaccaccaatcagagaccactaatgatgacacactgtctctctctctctctctcttctctctctctctctctctctctctctctctctctctctctctctctctgtctcctctctctctgtctctctctctgtctctttctctctctctctctctctctctctctctctgtctctctctctctctctctgtctctccctctctctctctctgtgtgtgtctctctctctgtgtgtctctctctctctctctctgtctctctctctctctgtctgtctctctctctctctctctctctctgtctgtgtgtctctctgtctgtgtgtctctctgtgtctctctcgctgtgtgtcctctctctctgtctctctgtatgcctctctctctgtctctgtctctctgtctgtctctgtctctgtatgtctctctctgtctctgtctctctgtatctctctctgtgtgtgtgtctgtctctagaTGTTTCAGATCAACAGAATTTGCTGTATAGGAGCAGGCTATGTGGGAGGACCAACCTGCAGTGTCATCGCCCACATGTGTCCAGAGATCCACGTGACAGTGGTCGACGTCAACGAATCACGGATCAACGCCTGGAACTCCGACACACtgcccatctacacacacacaggtaccgtacacacacacacacacacacacacacacacacacacacacacacacacacacacatagacatgcacacacagacacacacacacacacacacacacacacacacacacacacacacacacacacacatagacatatacacacacacacacacacacacacacacacacacacacacacacacacacacacacacacacacacacacacacacacacacacacacacacacacacacacacacacacacacacacacacacacacacacacacacacagatatagacacacagacacacacatagacgtCCAAGACTTGAACATTGTTGTCTAGCAATCTGGGCTTGTTTGGTGTTAGAGCTTGAAGAGTTCTGAACATAATAATGAGCTAATATAATAATGTTATACAATCCAGGTGtttaaagctcttagagacttacccaggaagactcccagctgtaatgactcttagagacttacccagagagactcccagctgtaatgactcttagagacttacccaggaagactcccagctgtaatgactcttagagatacccaggaagactcccagctgtaatgactcttagagacttacccaggaagactcccagctgtaatgactcttagagacttacccaggaagactcccagctgtaatgactcttagagacttacccaggaagactcccagctgtaatgactcttagagacttacccaggaagactcccagctgtaatgactcttagagacttacccaggaagactcccagctgtaatgactcttagagacttacccagagagactcccagctgtaaggACTCTCAGAGACTCACCcaggaagactcccagctgtaatgactcctagagacttacccaaggagactcccagctgtaatgactcttagagacgtacAGGGTGCTGAACACTTATGGAACGACTATATTTTAGTTATCAAATATTCatctctctttgtttctgtctctgtctctctgtgtctctctctgtctctctgtctctgtctctctgtgtctctctctctgtctctctctctctctctctctctgtgtctctctctgtctctctgtctctgtctctctctgtctctctgtctctgtctctctctctgtctctctctctctctcttcccactctctctctctctctctctctctctctctctctctctctctctctctctctctctctctctctctctctcttcccaccccccatctctctagccAGGGTTGAAGGAGGTAGTGGAGTCATGCCGAGGGAAGAATCTCTTCTTCTCTACAGATATAGATTCTGCCATCAGAGATGCTGACCTCATCTTCATATCAGTGAGTcacacgtctgtctgtctgtctgtctgtctgtctgtctgtctgtctgtctgtctgtctgtctgtctgtctgtctgtctgtctgtctgtctgtctgtctgtctgtctgtctgtctgtctgtctgtctgtctgtctgtctgtctgtctgtctgtctgtctgtctgtctgtagtgtgtgtctgAGTTCCTGTCTTCCATCagtctaacccccccccctccccaggtGAACACCCCCACAAAGACCTATGGGATGGGGAAGGGGCGTGCAGCCGACCTAAAGTACATTGAGGCCTGCGCTCGTCGCATCGTAGAGGTTTCCAACGGTTACAAGATCGTCACGGAGAAGAGCACGGTTCCTGTCCGAGCGGCTGAGAGCATCAGACGAATATTTGACTCCAACACcaaacccaacctcaacctgcaggtaggtggagacctgggttcaatacctatttacaacccaacctcaacctgcaggtaggtggagacctgggttcaatacctatttacaacccaacctcaacctgcaggtaggtggagacctgggttcaatacctatttacaacccaacctcaacctgcaggtaggtggagacctgggttcaatacctatttacaacccaacctcaacctgcaggtaggtggagacctgggttcaatacctatttacaacccaacctcaacctgcaggtaggtggagacctgggttcaatacctatttacaacccaacctcaacctgcaggtaggtggagacctgggttcaatacctatttacaacccaacctcaacctgcaggtaggtggagacctgggttcaatacctatttacaacccaacctcaacctgcaggtaggtggagacctgggttcaatacctatttacaacccaacctcaacctgcaggtaggtggagacctgggttcaatacctatttacaacccaacctcaacctgcaggtaggtggagacctgggttcaatacctatttacaacccaacctcaacctgcaggtaggtggagacctgggttcaatacctatttacaacccaacctcaacctgcaggtaggtggagacctgggttcaatacctatttacaacccaacctcaacctgcaggtaggtggagacctgggttcaatacctatttacaacccaacctcaacctgcaggtaggtggagacctgggttcaatacctatttacaacccaacctcaacctgcaggtaggtggagacctgggttcaatacctatttacaacccaacctcaacctgcaggtaggtggagacctgggttcaatacctatttacaacccaacctcaacctgcaggtaggtggagacctgggttcaatacctatttacaacccaacctcaacctgcaggtaggtggagacctgggttcaatacctatttacaacccaacctcaacaacctgcaggtaggtggagacctgggttcaatacctatttacaacccaacctcaacctgcaggtaggtggagacctgggttcaatacctatttacaacccaacctcaacctgcaggtaggtggagacctgggttcaatacctatttacaacccaacctcaacctgcaggtaggtggagacctgggttcaatacctatttacaacccaacctcaacctgcaggtaggtggagacctgggttcaatactgcaacccaacctcaacctgcaggtaggtggagacctgggttcaatacctatttacaacccaacctcaacctgcaggtaggtggagacctgggttcaatacctatttacaacccaacctcaacctgcagg
Coding sequences:
- the LOC124021897 gene encoding UDP-glucose 6-dehydrogenase-like — translated: MFQINRICCIGAGYVGGPTCSVIAHMCPEIHVTVVDVNESRINAWNSDTLPIYTHTGTPGLKEVVESCRGKNLFFSTDIDSAIRDADLIFISVNTPTKTYGMGKGRAADLKYIEACARRIVEVSNGYKIVTEKSTVPVRAAESIRRIFDSNTKPNLNLQVLSNPEFLAEGTAVRDLKEPDRVLIGGDETAEGQRAIRALCDVYERWVPKARIITTNTWSSELSKL